In Candidatus Binatia bacterium, the genomic stretch AGATGCCCAGAGCGACTTCCAGAGTCAGCAGGGCGAGGTTGCCAACCGCATCGGTGTCAAGATCATGGAAGTCGTTGACAAGTACGCCAAGCAGAACGGCTACACCATGGTCCTCGATGTCTCCAGTCCGCAGAGCCCAGTCCTCTGGGCCCTCCCCAACACCAACGTGACCAAGGACATCGTGGATGCGTATAACGCCCGGTCCGGCGTTGCCGCTCCGGTAGGCGCGACTGGCCAGGCCGCCACGCCTCCGTCGGCTCCGCGTCCGCAGACGCCGCGTCCGGCAGGTTCCACCACCGCGCCCAGGCCGACGACTCCGAAGCAGTAGTTCCACCGCGGATTACGCCAACGGCCGCTCGGTTTTTCCGGGCGACCTTTTGCTTTTCCAGCGCGGCTTTTAGCCTGCGCGCACCCGTAGCACGGGAACTGCCCGGTGAACCATCCGACATTGCATCTTCGCATTTGCATACGTCGGATCGCCGACTGGGGTAATCCGTTGGCACTGGCCTCGAAAGAAATCCGCAGCCCTGTGGATAAGCTTGTGCATATCACGGGTGCGGAACCAGAAAGGACACTTCCGGCAGCCACTTACACAGTTTGCCTACTTCCTGCGACAGTTCGCAACCCGATAGGTTTCATTGCCTTAAGGCCTCCGCAAAATCGGTACGCAGGGCCGGAGACGGTATCCGTTTTTGTTGTCTACCTTTCGGTAGTTTTGCACACACCCCGGATCGACCCTGCTAGAAAAGTTAACCGATGGTTAAGCAGGTGGGATGCCCGAACGGGTTCGCCTGGACGCCGCAAAGGCCCGCTGGACGTGTAAGAAAGCTATGCCACAGCCCACTTCGAAACGCACCAGCCGGCGCCGTACTCTCGTCGGGTGAGAGCCGGAAAATTACTTTCTAGATAACAGCCTGGGAAAGGCAATTCCCGTGCTAATCGTCTTCGCCGACGCGCAGCACGGCCAGGAAAGCTTCCTGTGGAATGTCCACTCTCCCGATTCTCTTCATGCGCTTCTTACCTTCTTTTTGTTTTTCGAGCAGCTTGCGCTTGCGCGAGATGTCGCCGCCGTAGCATTTCGCGATCACGTTTTTCCGGATCGCCGTAACTGTTTCGCGCGAGATGATCTTCGCCCCGATCGCCGCCTGGATCGCCACCTCGAACATCTGCCGCGGGATCAGTTGGCGCATCTTCGACACCAGCGCCCGCCCGCGCTCGTAGGCGAAGTCCTTGTGTACGATGATCGACAGCGCGTCCACCGGGTCTCCCGACACCAGGATGTCCAACTTAGACATCGGCGACTCCCAGTAACCGGCGAGGTGGTAGTCCAGCGATGCGTACCCGCGCGATACGGTCTTCAGCTTGTCGTAGAAATCGAGCACGATCTCGTTCAGCGGCAGTTCGTAGGTCAGCATCACGCGATTCGAGGTGACGTACTCAAAGCTCTTCTGCTTGCCGCGCTTATCTTCCACCAGCTTCAGGATCCCTCCCACGTACTCTTCCTGGGTCAGGATCATGGCCATGATCACCGGCTCTTCGATTTTTGCGATCTCTCCCGCCGGCGGCCACTTCGAAGGGTTGTCCACTTCCCCCACCGTGCCGTCCGTACGCGTGATCCGATAGCGCACGCTCGGCGCCGTCGTAATCAGGTTCAGGTTGTACTCGCGCTCCAACCGTTCCTGGATGATCTCCATGTGTAGCAGCCCGAGAAATCCGCAACGGAAGCCGAATCCCAGCGCCGTCGAGCTCTCCGGCTCGAAAAAGAACGACGAATCGTTCAGCCGCAGTTTTTCCAGCGCCTCGCGCAGCATGG encodes the following:
- the lepA gene encoding translation elongation factor 4, producing the protein PKPVEVDSLSAGEVGFIIANMKTVSDAKIGDTITDDNNPAIEPLPGFEELKPMVFAGLYTVDAHEHTMLREALEKLRLNDSSFFFEPESSTALGFGFRCGFLGLLHMEIIQERLEREYNLNLITTAPSVRYRITRTDGTVGEVDNPSKWPPAGEIAKIEEPVIMAMILTQEEYVGGILKLVEDKRGKQKSFEYVTSNRVMLTYELPLNEIVLDFYDKLKTVSRGYASLDYHLAGYWESPMSKLDILVSGDPVDALSIIVHKDFAYERGRALVSKMRQLIPRQMFEVAIQAAIGAKIISRETVTAIRKNVIAKCYGGDISRKRKLLEKQKEGKKRMKRIGRVDIPQEAFLAVLRVGEDD